GATTTTTCATATATGTATATGTGAGGAAAGGTTCATTAAATGGATGCTCTCAGAAGCACTGTTTCACATCCCTCATAAACATTGCCTTATGCCATCGCATGTCACGTAGGTCCAGTAATTAAGGGTCTTCTCGGATATGGTCAGAGGCACTGGTCCTTGTGATCCTCGTATATAAATGATTGACAgaggtagtggattgttgtcaccTATACGCACATGTACCGTCAACCATATACAACGATGATTCTTACCACTGTTCCTTAGGAAAGTATTACATGGTCGAAAACACGCAACATCGTTGATAAGAACCAACACAGTTCATAATTAGTAGACAATCAACAAATTTTATTTCATTTCATAATTTGGCTAGGCTTTTTCCATCTCCTTAAGAACTAAATGATCTACTCATACATGCAGGCAAATAACATCATCATGAATCTATGAATGGAAGATGAAAGATCGAATGAATACAAATATGAGTCTAACTCAAGGTTAATGATTACAACAAGATGaccaatgatgatgatgaagatcgaCGCCTTGGACTCTAATCATCCAATCAATGATTATGATGGATCCCCTTCAACGATTTCCCCCTCTGGATCCCACCTGAAGGTCAGGTTTCGTGGTTTTCTAGTGTCTCCGTGCCTCTCCACTTAGATCAGTCTTCACGGGGTGAATCTATTTGATGAGGCAACCAGGTGGCACATGCGATCTTGACCGTACTGGCCGTTAAGTCTTCTATCAATGTTGTTTCGCAAATTTCTTTCTTGGCTTGGTGTGGTTTATTGTTGAAAGGTCTTTAATGATCCAAATCATCATTATTTCTCCTAGATCGATACGATCCCTTTTGCATTGGTTGCAAATCTTCCCCTTTATTCCCTAGATCTTATGAAACAAATAGAATAGGTGCGGGCCAATACGATAAAATACAAAAATCCTAACACTAGTTAGGCATTTGTGTGATGTAAAACATGTCGCTTTTGCACTCATCAATGGGTTGTCGTGGCAGAGTTTTGGCTCGTTTTGGCTGCCGCAGCAGGATTTGGGCCTGGTTGTGCTACCGAGATATAAGAGggagtggtggaggtggtggcaaTGTGGTCACAAAGATTGCATCGGCCGAGATGAACATCGAAGAGGTCGCACCAGTGGTGGTAGTTGTGTGAGGCTAGAGCTAAGGTGTTCGGAACAAAGGGGCTAACATCGGTGATAGTATTGGTGAAGGAGAGTTGGGCAACCATgataggagaggaggaggctggaATAAGGGAGGAGGTTTTGGCGGCGACGGTGGCCTTTTTGGTGAAGTAGTCGGGAGGGGGAAGGGGCGGCGGCGTTGGTGGCGCGACCATGTCCTAGGATCTAaagtctgataccatgtaaactAGAATAATCTGATGATTGATTGAAGATACAAGAGTTTACATAGAGGTACAAACCGACTAGGCCTAACCCTAACTTGCATTTTACAATAGTGTAATTTTTTTCTTGGTTTTGGTATGTGTGCAGGTGGAGTGAAACTTCTATGAACCTAGCACGATGAAATCCATGTTGGAATCAATCCGGAGGAGTTACTGGCACCAACTGCATGCCTTATAGAGCGTTTGAGAAATAACACATTCCCATGAGCCTGAAAAGGTCAAATCCCATGAGATTATGGGACTCATCCATACAACATCCAACAAGGTAAAGAATGGTAAATTGGAGTTCCTACGAGAAAATAACAGCTAAAATAGCATCTCCAACAAGGCGGGGAACGGCGCGCTATCGCGTTTTAAACGTCAAATAGCGCGCGCGAACGCTCCTCCAGCGGAGGCACCAAACCGGcgggggggcggggggggggggggggggattcttTTCCCGCGCGCTATCTCGCGCCCAAATATTGGCGCGCCTGCTGGCGAGCGCACTATAAAGGCGCCGAGCGTGCGCACACCAACCACCAGGAACTTCCCCCGCGCACCCCTTCTTCTCGACACGCGCCGCTTCTTCTTGCCACGCACCAGCGCCGCCACCGCTTCTCCTTCGTCGAGATGTCGCCGCGCCGCCGTGGGTTGTCCGGCTTCCACGGCGTTCGGGCGCAGCCCAACGGCACATACTACACCGAGCTccgtgccggtggcttccgcctcacgctcggcacgccggagctggcggcgcacgCGTACGACGCGGCTGTGTGGCGTTTTCGACGCCCGCGGCGTGACCTTAACTTTCCGGATGCGGATGTGGAGTCGATCGAGGAGGCCGAGTTCCTTGCGCCAGCTCCGCGCCTCCTCAACAATGAGGATCGTCACCGCCGCCGCCAGGCGCAGCGCTGGCTCGCCATAGCTGAGCGCGACGAGTTGATGCGCCGGTGGAGGGATCAGTTCCCGAGCGACGTCATCGACGAGGCGCTGTTCTTCAATAACCTAAGGGCGCAGAGGAGGACAGACTGGCGCTGCCGTCGGGATATCACCGAGCGGGAGTTAGTCAACCCCAATAGGACTTGGGCCGACGATGATGATAGGTGTGACGATATTTGGACTGCGACCACCTCCGATGACAAGTAGAACTAGTAGTTTATCTATTTTTAATGTATTTTCAATGTTAATTTTAGATCTTCTAATTAAGCCTAGCTAGTGTAAAAATGTGTTTGTAGCGCTGTAATTTAGTTTCCGCTGCAGATGATTTTCTAGCGCGCCGCGCGTGCTGCCCGCAGCATTTGCACCGCGCGGCTAGCACGTTTTGTAACGCTAAAATATTGTGCCTTGTTGGAGATAGTCTAAAGAGTAAAGTCTGTATTAAACCTTCAACTCATAGATGGTGTCTGGATCAGACCCTGATCTTTAAATCCCTGAAATCAGCACCCTGTGCTTATTAATCCCGGTTGATTTAAACCTTAGGTTTGTTTGGATTAGTTTGGCTCACCGGAAATAATACAATCCCGGCCGGGATCACCCTCCACTCTCGCTGACTGGGCGCTGCTGGGTCACAGTTGGAGGAAACAAAGGTGATGTTGCTGAACAACACCGTCCATGCCCATTGGCATTATCACAAGCACctaccctgcacacaaacaaccagtCGTTAGGCACAGAAGTGTCCTGTACGTAGCTACGCCCGAAGGCAGGAGTTGTGGTAGTGGATGGGGCGGAGGCGGTGAGGATCGTTGTGGTTAGGGGCGGCAGGGTCCAGAGAAGTGGGGTTGACTGCTACTAGGTCGTTGTTGTCGTGACTGCCGGCGGAGCTGGAGGAGACGAGGAGTGCGAGAAGCAGGAGGCAGCAGGGAGGCCTCGGAGTGGGAGCTATAGGGGAGCAGCGGCGCTGATGGACGCCCGCCGCCGGTGCTCCGCTAGAAGAGAAAGTTCAGGGATCTCGCCGCCAACGATCTTCGTTTTTTCGGGAGCTCGCTGTTTTCCAACTAGGAGACTAGCTACGGATGCAATTTGACGATAGAAGGAAAGAGAAAAACATACATGTGGGTGTGGCCATGGTAGTCAGTGACAGTAGAGGGCGATCCTGGGCGGGATTGACTTAATTTCGATGAGCCAAACTAGTCCCGATAGGTCCAAGGTTTAGATCGATCGGGATTGATTAGCACGGGGTGCTGATTTCAGGGATTAAGAGTTCAGGGTTTAATTTCAACATGCTTTACGAGTTGAAGGTTTAATATAGACTTTACCCTAGTCTAAAAGATGCAGGTGCATGGTACGAGTCGTACCTTTGGTCATCCCGTCTTATTTGGGCAAAAGGATTTGCTAAAACCTCCACGATTTTTCATGAATTTATACCTGTTTATTCCTGTACTTTTCTTGGATAATAAGGAAGGCATTGGGAGGTTGCGACCCATCAAGAGCActtgaatcgaaggagaagagaaGGATCCATGGAGGAGGTACGAGGAGGCCGGCTATATAATCAGCACCAATCCTAGCCGCTGGCCTCATCCATCGCAACCCCCATCATTCATCAAAAACTCCACGCAGCCGCCGAAGGTTCTCCCCTCCCAGCTAGAGGGGGAGGCCTCTCCCTCAAGATCTCCATAGCTTCATCTTCAAAGCTACCTCATCGTCCAAGCAAGCAGAGGTGAAGGAGGCGGGCTGCCACCATCACCAGGCGCCGGCCCTAGGCTGTGCATGGTAGCCACCatcgccatctccatcaatgccTCCATTTCAGCGCCTTCCTATCATCCGTAGCACTGATGTAGATCGTCGAGCCCGCACCAGCTTCTCCTCTTATCAACATCTCCGAGATCGTTGTCACCACATTGTCCTGTACCCACCTCCTTATGGGCCTTGCACCGTACATCTGCGATACAAAAGATCAAGTGCGGTGACAATAACATATattcaatggataacttggtcatCTGGAAATAGGACATACATACCGGGTTGTATGATTCCGACAAAATGACATCCAGGGCGGCGTCGCTTACACATAGAGAGATGCCCTTGGTGGCTACCCTGGCGGTGACATTCTTCATCTGGATTGCCACGATCTCTTTCAGTCTGTCTCGTGAAAGCGGCTCAAATACAACGATCACACTAAGTCTGTTGAGAAGCTCGGGCTTGAAGTGTTTGTGAACCTGCAAATATTTATGGGTAAAAGCCAGCTGACAGAAACTACTGCTTCATAGGCACTTTTTTGTTCAATAGTTATAGACACAGTTTTGGATTCACAAGCAAACCTGATTCATGAGAAGGTCCCTTGCTCTTTCCATTGTGCTTTCTCCGGACAATCCTGCTAGTAGGTGCTCTGACCCCAGATTTGAGGTCATGATGATAATTGTATTTTTGAAATCTACTAACCGACCTTTTCCATCAGTCAACATACCATCATCAAGGAGCTGAAGAAAAACATTCAACACCGAGGGATCCGCCTTCTCCACCTCATCGAAAAGGATGACACTATATGGGCGCCTTCGCACCTTCTCAGTCAGTTGTCCACCATCTTGATGTTCAGAGGAGCTTTAACATGTTCCAATACAAAAGAAACATTAACATCAGTAAAACTAAGTATGATATGATAATGTAGTAGTGTCCAAATAGACGCCAGACTTTAAGATGTTGGTTCGCATACCCTGGAGGTGCTCCAATAAGACGCCAGACTGATTCGGCCCCAACATATTCAGACATGTCAATGCGAACCAACATCTTCTCGCTGTCAAACAGCTGTTTGGCAAGAGCTTTTGCAAGCTCTGTCTTTCCAACACCAGTAGAACCCAAAAAGAGGAACGAGCCTGTTGGCTGGCCAGGATGATCAAGACCAGTCCTAGAACGCAACACAGCCCGCACAACCTTATTAACCGCTTCATCCTGGCCAACAACTCGCTCATGCAATCTGGCTGCTAGGTGGATCAACTTATCCTTCTCCCCTTGATCAAGTGTGGCAACAGGAATTCCAGTACATCGGCTCACAACCTTCAAAGCACAACATTGGGTGGCAATCACATAACATTGACTGAACAATGGACACAAATATCAATAGGAACAGAATGCCTACTTGTGCAACTTCATCCGGGCCAACATTTGCTTCGTTCACTGCATTTGGAGAGGCAGTTAGCACAGTGTTCACTTCCTTTTCTTGTTTGCCAATTTGCATCATCCTTTTGGCTGCAGTGGCACATGCTTCATCGATCAGATCGATTGCCTTATCAGGAAATCGACGACCTACAGTACAGACAGCAATAATATCCATTAAGTTTCTCCAACATACATACGTTCTTGCTAATCATCAACGCAAATCAGTAGAAAAGAAACACTGCAGTGCAGGTTGCTCGAACAAGTTGTACACACGGCATTGTCATGATTTTTTCGATCCATAAACACAATCTATAATTTATTTCAAACTAATGTATCCAATGCAACAAGAGTACTGTGGCTCATATAACACAATTTAAAAATGATTTCAACTAAATGCATCTAATGCAAGACCGATACTCCACAGCACtctaaacacaacttatgaattatATTTCAATTAATGTATCCATTGCTACAAGGTACTCCACAGCAGCCCTCTAACACAAATTTATAATCATTTCAACTTAATTCATCtaattcaacatgggactccccaACGCCGTAAACACAAGATATAAATCATTTGGACTTGATTTCATCCAATGGAACATGGGTACTCTATATCACTTTAATGTGATCAACTGATTATTCTTGACTTTCAAACTGCACAGCACAACCTTTACACGGATAGACCTCTGACCATAACTAATTGAGATCAGTGTACTCAATTGTCTTCACTTTCTTATCCTTACTTCAAGTGACTAGGTGTATTTGCATCTACTAATGGCCTCtcaacaaaaataataaaattaaaTCCTCACCTGTGATATATCGGGCAGCAAGCTGTGCGGCAGCAATAAGAGCAGCATCCTGGATTTCCAAGCCATGATGCTCCTCATACCTTTTCTTTAGCCCTCGCAGAATGGCAATGGTTGCCTGCATGCTTGGCTCCTCAATGTGCACCTTTTGGAATCGCCGCTCCAATGCTGGGTCGTTCTCAATGTACTTGATGTACTCATCAAAAGTCGTTGCGGCCACGCAGCGGATACGACCACGGGCCAATGCCGGCTTCAGCACGTTGGCAGCGTCCGTGCTCCTCTGGTGGATCAGGCTGCCACCGGAGCCAATAAGCATGTGCATCTCATCGATGAAGAGAATTACCTTGCCGTCTGCATTCTCCGCCTGCCGTATCACATCCTTCATGCGCTCCTCAAACATGCCGCAGTAAAGAGTCCCGGCCACCATGGCCCCGAGGTCCACTTCCACGACGCGTGCTCCAATGAGTGTGGCAGGGACTGTCCCAGCAGCGATGCGCTGAGCGAGACCCTCGGCAATGGCTGTCTTGCCGACCCCTGCCGCACCAACTAGCGCAACGCAGTTCTTGTTCCGACGGCAGAGGATGCAAATAACACGATCGATCTCGTCGTCGCGGCCAATCACCGGGTCGGCCTTGCCGGCCGAGGCCGTCATGTCCCGGCCATACTTGCCCAGAGATATACTGTACTTGTGGTACCTCCACGCTGCCCAACACAAAGCGGCAGCTGCTCCAGTACAGACTACGGTGGCAAAATCATCAAGCAATTTGTTTGGTTGTTGGTAGGAGTGTGTTACATAGGCCCCCAACCCTCGATCGTAGGCCCGAAGAGTTGCGGTATCCGTAATCCCTCCTCCCACGACCCCATCAAGCCATGTGCTGAAGGTCATCGCTGCTGGTTGCGGCTAGGTTCTCGTGGGCGCCGTCAACTTCCCTGCGGGCGAAAAAGTTCAGATTTTTTCTGACTTTTAACTTGGATGCGGAATTTCGAGATAAAGGGGTGAAAACTTGGTGAGATATATGGGCGCGGGACGCAACAATTCGATTGTTCATACTAACGACGAATCGACATTGACAGTATAACATGGTAGCAAGATTGGCAGATTGAGACTTGAAATTGGGGAACGGAAGTTTCACATCTTCTTGAGGAGAAAAACAGGCAAGGGATTACCCGAGCTttgggccgtagctgctccagtTGCCCACCGCCGCCTGCCCGCGGCGCCCCTGCGCAGCTTGCTCCGGTCCGCCGCTTGCAGTGACCGCAGCCGGCCTACAGCGAGCGAGCCCTAGTCGCCTCGACCTGGTCAGGTGCGCACCGGCGCCGCTCGAGCCCCTTGTCGGTCAGGTTCCAGTCTTTCAAAGGGTTTGGTGGTCACGTGCCCCTTTTTGTTGCTCGAGCCCCCAAACAGAACTACTAGCACATatacatttttttctttttttgaaacgCAGGCAAAGCTTTGGCTCATCCATTAAAAGAAAAAAAGATTATCCAGCTTTTTAGAAGAAAAATCGGATGAAAACCT
This Lolium perenne isolate Kyuss_39 chromosome 1, Kyuss_2.0, whole genome shotgun sequence DNA region includes the following protein-coding sequences:
- the LOC127318645 gene encoding chaperone protein ClpB1 isoform X1 — translated: MTFSTWLDGVVGGGITDTATLRAYDRGLGAYVTHSYQQPNKLLDDFATVVCTGAAAALCWAAWRYHKYSISLGKYGRDMTASAGKADPVIGRDDEIDRVICILCRRNKNCVALVGAAGVGKTAIAEGLAQRIAAGTVPATLIGARVVEVDLGAMVAGTLYCGMFEERMKDVIRQAENADGKVILFIDEMHMLIGSGGSLIHQRSTDAANVLKPALARGRIRCVAATTFDEYIKYIENDPALERRFQKVHIEEPSMQATIAILRGLKKRYEEHHGLEIQDAALIAAAQLAARYITGRRFPDKAIDLIDEACATAAKRMMQIGKQEKEVNTVLTASPNAVNEANVGPDEVAQVVSRCTGIPVATLDQGEKDKLIHLAARLHERVVGQDEAVNKVVRAVLRSRTGLDHPGQPTGSFLFLGSTGVGKTELAKALAKQLFDSEKMLVRIDMSEYVGAESVWRLIGAPPGSSEHQDGGQLTEKVRRRPYSVILFDEVEKADPSVLNVFLQLLDDGMLTDGKGRLVDFKNTIIIMTSNLGSEHLLAGLSGESTMERARDLLMNQVHKHFKPELLNRLSVIVVFEPLSRDRLKEIVAIQMKNVTARVATKGISLCVSDAALDVILSESYNPVCMSYFQMTKLSIEYMLLSPHLIFCIADVRCKAHKEVGTGQCGDNDLGDVDKRRSWCGLDDLHQCYG
- the LOC127318645 gene encoding chaperone protein ClpB1 isoform X2 — encoded protein: MTFSTWLDGVVGGGITDTATLRAYDRGLGAYVTHSYQQPNKLLDDFATVVCTGAAAALCWAAWRYHKYSISLGKYGRDMTASAGKADPVIGRDDEIDRVICILCRRNKNCVALVGAAGVGKTAIAEGLAQRIAAGTVPATLIGARVVEVDLGAMVAGTLYCGMFEERMKDVIRQAENADGKVILFIDEMHMLIGSGGSLIHQRSTDAANVLKPALARGRIRCVAATTFDEYIKYIENDPALERRFQKVHIEEPSMQATIAILRGLKKRYEEHHGLEIQDAALIAAAQLAARYITGRRFPDKAIDLIDEACATAAKRMMQIGKQEKEVNTVLTASPNAVNEANVGPDEVAQVVSRCTGIPVATLDQGEKDKLIHLAARLHERVVGQDEAVNKVVRAVLRSRTGLDHPGQPTGSFLFLGSTGVGKTELAKALAKQLFDSEKMLVRIDMSEYVGAESVWRLIGAPPGSSEHQDGGQLTEKVRRRPYSVILFDEVEKADPSVLNVFLQLLDDGMLTDGKGRLVDFKNTIIIMTSNLGSEHLLAGLSGESTMERARDLLMNQVHKHFKPELLNRLSVIVVFEPLSRDRLKEIVAIQMKNVTARVATKGISLCVSDAALDVILSESYNPMYGARPIRRWVQDNVVTTISEMLIRGEAGAGSTIYISATDDRKALKWRH